The DNA segment GGAGCATCACGGCTGATATCCCATTGTTGCAAGCCACTTTCAAACCACTCTTGCATTTTGTTGGCAATTTCAGTTTGTAATGAACCTGAACGTGTCCACTCTTTTAGCATTTCTGCAAAACTTGGCAAATCAAAGAAAAAGTGTTCTGACTCTTTGGTGATTGGTGTTGCACCTGAAACCGCAGAACGTGGATTGATTAAATCCATTGGGCTATAAGTTTCAGAACACACTTCACAGTTATCACCATATTGATCTTCTGCTTTACATTTTGGGCAAGTGCCTTTTACGAAACGATCAGGTAAGAACATCTGTTTTTCAGGGTCGAAAAGCTGTGAAATCACACGGGTTTTGATAAAACCATTCGCTTTTAATTTGCCATAAATATCCGCCACAATCTCACGGTTTTCATCACTGTGAGTAGAATGATAATTATCAAAGCTGATATTAAACCCTTCAAAATCAGCGGTATGGCTTGCTTTTGCTTGCTCGATCAACTGTTCTGGTGTAATCCCAAGTTTATCCGCATTCAACATAATTGGCGTACCGTGAGCGTCATCCGCACATACAAAATAGACTTCATTGCCACACATACGTTGAAAACGTACCCAAATATCCGCTTGAATATGTTCAAGCATATGCCCTAAATGAATATTTCCATTTGCATAAGGCAAGGCACAAGTGACTAACATTTTACGATTTTGATTTGACATTATTATTCTCTGTTAAAATTTGGACGAAAAATTGCGATGATTATAACTGAAATAACATCATTTTTCTAGTTGAGGTAAAGGGAATATACTATTTTTGAAAGAAGCGACCGCAAACATTTACCTGTTAATTTCTAAAAATCAACAGGTAAATGTTTACGGTTTCCCAGAGGGGTTGTTAAATCAATACAAAGATTAGTACAAAGTCTGTTGTTGCCCTGCTATACTATCCCCTATTCTTTTTATTGATGATACAAAAATGACTAAACAAACGACTTATTTCGCCACCACAGCACGTGGCTTTGAAGAGATGCTGAAAACTGAACTTACCCAACTTGGCACAGATGATTGCCCAATTGAGTGCAAAATTGCACAGGGTGGGGTACATTTTACGACAAGTCAAAAAGGGGTCTATAAGGCATTACTTTATACCCGTTTGGCATCTCGTATTTTATTGCCTTTAACACAAGCCAAAATTTTTGATGAAATTGATCTTTACACCACTGTGGTGGCTTATCCTTGGGAAAATATTTTTGATGAGAGAGACAGTATTTTTATTGATTTTAACGGTACCAATGACTCCATTCGCCATTCTCAGTTTGGCGCAATGCGAGTGAAAGATGGTATTGTTGATCATTTTGAACGTCACGGTTTCAACCGTCCAAGTGTAGATAAAGAACAGCCTGATATTCGTATTCACGCCTATTTAAATCGTGAAGATATTATTCTTTCCTTAGATTTAAGTGGCGATGCGTTGCATTTAAGAAATTATCGTACCGACACAGGTAAAGCACCTCTACGTGAAACCTTAGCATCTGTCATTGTTATGCGTTCTGGTTGGCAAAAAGAGACACCGTTGGTTGATCCAATGTGTGGTGCAGGGACGTTATTAATTGAAGCCGCTCAGATGATGTGTAATATTCCAGCTCAAATTAACCGTCTACATTGGGGATTTGATAGTTGGAAAGGACATCAACCTGCGGTGTGGCAAGCGGTCACTTCTGAAGCAAAATCTGCAATTTTATCTTTCGATGATATTCAGTTTTATGGATGTGATCTTGATCGTCGAGTTATTGAAAAAGCCAAACAAAACGCTGTAAATGCAGGGGTGGGACATCTTATTCAGTTTAAATTTGGCGATGTGGCAGCACTTAAAAATCCAGTAGAAGGCAAAAAAGGAACGGTTATTTGTAACCCGCCTTATGGGGAACGTTTAGGCACAACCCCTGAATTAATCGCCCTTTATACGGTTTTTGGTCAGCGTTTAAAACAACACTTTGCGGGCTGGAATGTGTCTATTTTTAGTAGTGAAGCGGATTTATTAAACTGCTTACGTTTACGCTCACACCGTCAATTTAAAGCAAAAAATGGTCCTTTGGACTGTATTCAAAAAAATTATTTGTTAAGTGATCGCAAACGTGAAGAAAGCGAAATTGAGCAACTGAAATTTGATGCGGATGCCCAACTTGCGCCTGATTTTGCAAACCGTTTAAAGAAAAATATTAAAAAAATTGATAAATGGGCAACACAGCAGGGTTT comes from the Pasteurella atlantica genome and includes:
- the rlmKL gene encoding bifunctional 23S rRNA (guanine(2069)-N(7))-methyltransferase RlmK/23S rRNA (guanine(2445)-N(2))-methyltransferase RlmL — protein: MTKQTTYFATTARGFEEMLKTELTQLGTDDCPIECKIAQGGVHFTTSQKGVYKALLYTRLASRILLPLTQAKIFDEIDLYTTVVAYPWENIFDERDSIFIDFNGTNDSIRHSQFGAMRVKDGIVDHFERHGFNRPSVDKEQPDIRIHAYLNREDIILSLDLSGDALHLRNYRTDTGKAPLRETLASVIVMRSGWQKETPLVDPMCGAGTLLIEAAQMMCNIPAQINRLHWGFDSWKGHQPAVWQAVTSEAKSAILSFDDIQFYGCDLDRRVIEKAKQNAVNAGVGHLIQFKFGDVAALKNPVEGKKGTVICNPPYGERLGTTPELIALYTVFGQRLKQHFAGWNVSIFSSEADLLNCLRLRSHRQFKAKNGPLDCIQKNYLLSDRKREESEIEQLKFDADAQLAPDFANRLKKNIKKIDKWATQQGLDCYRLYDADLPEYNLAVDRYGDHIVVQEYAAPKTIDEQKARQRLLDAVAATLSVTGIETNKLVLKVRQKQKGTNQYEKLANKGEYFHVTEYGAKLWVNLTDYLDTGLFLDHRLTRKMVGEMAKGKTFLNLFAYTGSATIHAALQGAKATTTVDMSNTYLNWAEQNLDLNDCDLRDHRLIQADCLQWLSDCRERFEVIFVDPPTFSNSKRMEDSWDVQRDHLELFKKLKRILTKDGTIIFSNNKRNFKMDLEGLAELGLAAENITEKTIPLDFERNKHIHNCWIVKNIDD